GTATATTCCATTTTCTTAATCAAACTTTATTCATTACTTAAAGGCAGCAGTATTTCATGCAATAATTCCATGGATTTCTGTGCCGCCTGGTTTTTTACGTCCTGCCTCTGCCCGTCAAAATGATATTCTTTGCAGACAATCTTATCATCAGTAACTACGGCTATATAAACCAATCCGGCAGGCTTTTCTTTGGTCCCGCCGTCAGGCCCGGCAATCCCTGTTATTCCAAGCCCCACATTTGTAACTGCCATTTTTTTCGCGCGTTTTGCCATGGCAGTTGCAGTCTGGGAACTTACCGCGCCAAATTCCCTTAGAATATCTACCGGAACGCCCAGAACTTTATTTTTAACCTCATCGCTGTAAGAAACAAGCGACATCTGGAAATACTTTGAACTTCCGGGAACATTTGTAATCCTGTGCCCGACTAACCCCCCGGTACAGGATTCCGCCACAGCCAGGGTGAGTCTTTTTTTAACAAATAATTCCTTGATTTCCGATTCGATAAGTTTAT
The nucleotide sequence above comes from bacterium. Encoded proteins:
- a CDS encoding CinA family protein gives rise to the protein MSTENKLIESEIKELFVKKRLTLAVAESCTGGLVGHRITNVPGSSKYFQMSLVSYSDEVKNKVLGVPVDILREFGAVSSQTATAMAKRAKKMAVTNVGLGITGIAGPDGGTKEKPAGLVYIAVVTDDKIVCKEYHFDGQRQDVKNQAAQKSMELLHEILLPLSNE